Proteins co-encoded in one Natronorubrum daqingense genomic window:
- a CDS encoding DUF5816 domain-containing protein produces MQSLSTDDGTTVYVSQTDGDRGSKGPFLVAYESRAADSRYGWYCSNCESFDNAMDSMGRIKCNQCGNFRKPTEWDAAHE; encoded by the coding sequence ATGCAGTCACTGTCCACCGACGACGGAACGACCGTCTACGTGTCACAGACGGATGGCGACCGCGGTTCGAAGGGACCGTTTCTCGTGGCTTACGAGTCTCGAGCGGCTGACAGTCGATACGGCTGGTACTGTTCGAACTGCGAGAGCTTCGACAACGCGATGGATTCGATGGGCCGAATCAAGTGCAATCAGTGTGGGAACTTCCGCAAACCGACCGAGTGGGACGCCGCCCACGAGTAA
- a CDS encoding dodecin: MVFKKITLIGTSTESFDDAADDAITRAEETLENVHWVEVDELGVEVASADDREYQAEVTVAFRLEE; encoded by the coding sequence ATGGTCTTTAAGAAAATTACCCTGATCGGAACCAGCACCGAAAGCTTCGACGACGCAGCCGACGACGCGATCACCCGCGCCGAAGAGACGCTCGAGAACGTCCACTGGGTCGAAGTCGACGAACTCGGCGTCGAAGTCGCGAGTGCGGACGACCGCGAGTATCAAGCGGAAGTGACCGTCGCGTTCAGACTCGAGGAGTGA
- a CDS encoding DUF7116 family protein, protein MRLVEQARSIFAELGYSVEGNGPTFRAEREWKVVHVNTVLETAELSDESGQFHCYVAQPEDVDELETELRRRSPEYEWAIIVVDGDDYQVERAPPGPHATA, encoded by the coding sequence ATGCGACTCGTCGAGCAGGCCAGGTCGATATTCGCTGAACTCGGATACAGCGTCGAAGGAAACGGCCCGACGTTCCGCGCCGAACGCGAATGGAAGGTCGTCCACGTCAACACCGTCCTCGAGACAGCAGAACTGTCGGACGAATCCGGACAGTTCCACTGTTATGTTGCACAACCTGAGGACGTAGACGAACTCGAGACCGAACTTCGGCGTCGCAGCCCTGAATACGAGTGGGCCATCATCGTCGTCGACGGTGACGACTATCAGGTCGAACGTGCCCCGCCGGGCCCGCACGCGACTGCCTAA
- a CDS encoding mechanosensitive ion channel family protein: MTESELTEYVHQILPFGPPEWVVQLVLAISIVVLGWYLSKLVVQLAGRTIARRIDRPSVTRTVLRGVRISVLAVATIVAAWILGVGDTEILLSVTVISAVIAVVLAPLVGSLINGFFILADQPYEIGDMIEITDEEHKGFVEDITIRYTKIFTLENTFIVIPNAEIHERDVINYSAEDERTRISISFEITYESDLEEARRQAERAARTVDTVISGGPDIRIGSARYAAAPMCTIDEYVEDGIALQLRFWIKHPYKQAVSRSDVQTAVYDRFEALDVEFAYPHRHHVFDDTSGVARTTVEDAQQTRSKPDVPVDAHDHDSTGSRREPDDDSE, from the coding sequence ATGACCGAGAGTGAACTCACCGAGTACGTGCACCAAATCCTTCCGTTCGGTCCGCCGGAGTGGGTCGTTCAGCTCGTACTTGCGATCAGTATCGTCGTCCTCGGCTGGTATCTCTCGAAACTCGTCGTCCAACTCGCCGGTCGAACGATCGCCAGACGAATCGACCGACCGAGCGTTACTCGAACCGTCCTTCGCGGCGTTCGAATCTCGGTTCTGGCCGTCGCGACCATCGTTGCGGCCTGGATTCTCGGCGTTGGCGATACGGAGATCCTCCTCTCGGTGACCGTCATTTCGGCGGTTATCGCCGTCGTCCTCGCACCGCTGGTTGGCAGTCTGATCAACGGCTTCTTCATCCTCGCCGATCAGCCCTACGAAATCGGAGATATGATCGAAATCACCGACGAGGAACACAAAGGCTTCGTCGAAGATATCACGATTCGCTACACCAAAATATTCACCCTCGAGAATACGTTCATCGTTATCCCGAACGCGGAAATCCACGAACGGGACGTCATCAACTACTCCGCTGAAGACGAACGAACTCGCATCTCCATCTCGTTCGAAATTACGTACGAGAGCGACCTCGAGGAAGCACGGCGTCAGGCAGAACGGGCTGCTCGGACCGTCGATACCGTTATCTCTGGCGGGCCGGATATCCGAATTGGAAGCGCCAGATACGCCGCTGCACCGATGTGTACGATCGACGAATACGTCGAAGATGGGATCGCGCTACAACTTCGCTTCTGGATCAAACATCCCTACAAGCAAGCCGTTTCCCGCTCGGACGTCCAAACGGCTGTCTACGACCGATTCGAAGCGTTGGACGTCGAGTTCGCCTACCCACACCGTCACCACGTCTTCGACGACACCAGCGGCGTCGCTCGGACGACAGTCGAGGACGCCCAACAGACACGGTCGAAACCCGATGTCCCGGTTGACGCCCACGACCACGATTCGACCGGTTCTCGTCGAGAACCGGACGACGACAGCGAATGA
- a CDS encoding universal stress protein, whose translation MSLVVVPVRYPLSKHSRRTLESAISVARERDAALTVLHVDLYQNGKKVTRIDLKNAVEREFGRLENVRYVVRTGFLVEESILDEVAAEEADAVVIGSRQASRLRRIFRRFTDNPNIDQYLRTHLECEIITVESARA comes from the coding sequence ATGTCGCTGGTCGTGGTTCCCGTTCGGTATCCACTGTCGAAGCACTCGCGTCGAACGCTCGAGAGCGCAATTTCAGTTGCGCGCGAGCGCGACGCGGCGTTGACGGTTCTCCACGTCGATCTCTATCAGAACGGGAAGAAAGTCACGAGAATTGATCTCAAGAACGCTGTCGAGCGCGAATTCGGACGTCTCGAGAACGTACGCTACGTCGTGCGGACCGGGTTTTTGGTCGAGGAGAGCATTCTCGACGAGGTGGCAGCAGAGGAAGCCGACGCGGTCGTCATCGGCAGTCGACAGGCGAGTCGCCTTCGCCGGATTTTCCGCCGGTTCACCGACAATCCGAATATCGACCAATACCTTCGTACACACCTCGAGTGCGAGATTATCACCGTCGAGAGTGCGCGCGCCTGA
- the trmB gene encoding HTH-type sugar sensing transcriptional regulator TrmB translates to MASDELRSTVEQVGDRFNLGEYEIDAYLTVLEQGQLTASEIADQTDIPQPRVYDTVRSLSDRGLVELRESRPMKVVAIDPEDAFENVQDSLEEMISELEARYTAPARDTEAVSLVKSRSTILRYLEEVIADAEFELSVSLTPELLTRFEADLKEAIDDGVSVDLIVTPANEAPDPDEFDYLEVATTVRARRGITTPVVAVADGNYSMYATQDALRDDQDRYGVIFNRSALGFLVSGFFGTVLWTTAEETLAENGVAGTYPRKYASIRRCVKDVLDEGGEFYATIDGRDVEVGGPRVVRGRILDVSFEVSEEVASLTLETEDGEEVSVGGRVAALEDVEAHEIHIGRHEPPTLED, encoded by the coding sequence ATGGCTTCAGACGAACTTCGTTCGACCGTCGAGCAGGTCGGCGATCGGTTCAACCTCGGAGAATACGAGATCGATGCCTATCTCACCGTGTTAGAGCAGGGACAACTGACGGCAAGCGAAATCGCAGACCAAACTGACATTCCCCAGCCCCGCGTCTACGATACGGTCCGCAGTTTGAGCGACCGCGGACTGGTCGAACTGCGCGAGTCTCGACCGATGAAGGTCGTCGCGATCGACCCGGAAGACGCCTTCGAGAACGTCCAGGACTCCCTCGAGGAGATGATCTCCGAACTCGAAGCACGCTACACGGCACCCGCACGCGATACGGAGGCGGTCTCCCTCGTCAAATCGCGCTCGACGATCCTTCGGTATCTCGAGGAGGTCATCGCCGACGCAGAGTTCGAACTCTCGGTGTCGCTGACGCCGGAGCTCCTCACGCGGTTCGAAGCGGACCTCAAGGAGGCCATCGACGACGGCGTGAGCGTCGATCTGATCGTCACGCCGGCGAACGAAGCGCCCGATCCGGACGAGTTCGACTACCTCGAGGTCGCGACGACTGTTCGAGCGCGGCGCGGAATTACGACGCCGGTCGTCGCCGTTGCAGACGGGAACTACTCGATGTATGCGACACAGGACGCCTTACGTGACGATCAAGACCGTTACGGCGTTATCTTCAATCGGTCGGCGCTTGGCTTCCTGGTCTCGGGATTCTTCGGTACCGTTCTCTGGACGACCGCCGAAGAGACGCTCGCCGAGAACGGCGTTGCCGGCACCTACCCGCGCAAGTACGCCTCGATTCGTCGGTGCGTCAAGGACGTCCTCGACGAGGGCGGGGAGTTCTACGCGACCATCGACGGTCGAGACGTCGAAGTCGGCGGCCCGCGTGTCGTTCGCGGTCGCATTCTCGACGTTTCCTTCGAGGTGAGCGAAGAAGTCGCGTCGCTTACGCTCGAGACCGAAGACGGCGAAGAAGTCTCCGTCGGTGGTCGCGTCGCCGCGTTAGAGGACGTCGAAGCTCACGAGATTCACATCGGCCGCCACGAGCCACCGACGCTCGAGGACTAA
- a CDS encoding pyridoxal-phosphate-dependent aminotransferase family protein produces the protein MSDADEAIDVAEIDELTPPDRTLMGPGPSDVHPRVLRAMSTPLVGHLDPSFVEIMNEVQELLRYTFRTDNQWTIPVSGTGSAAMEAAIGNVVEPGDTMLVPTNGYFGGRMASMARRAGGEVVEVDAPWGEPLEPADVSDALAEHDPDVFGFVHAETSTGVLQPDVPELTGAAHDHDALVIADTVTSIGGVELRVDEWDIDVAYAGPQKCLSCPPGASPLTLSEEAMDKVLSREEDPRSWYLDLSLLEGYWGNERAYHHTAPITNVYAIREALRLVAEEGIEQRWARHERLAGALKAGAEGMGLEMNAPEEYWLPSLNAVRVPDGIDDGAVCSELIERYDLEVAGGLGDLAGEIFRIGCMGHSARPENVIYVVTALGDVLESMGADVDPGAGVSATRNALK, from the coding sequence ATGTCAGATGCTGACGAGGCGATAGACGTCGCGGAGATAGACGAGTTGACGCCACCGGATCGGACGCTGATGGGCCCAGGGCCGAGCGATGTCCATCCACGCGTGCTGCGAGCGATGAGCACGCCGCTCGTGGGCCACCTTGACCCCTCGTTCGTCGAGATCATGAACGAGGTGCAGGAACTCCTTCGCTACACGTTCAGAACCGACAATCAGTGGACGATCCCGGTGTCGGGAACCGGCTCCGCGGCCATGGAAGCTGCCATCGGGAACGTCGTCGAGCCAGGAGATACCATGCTCGTACCGACGAACGGCTACTTCGGCGGGCGAATGGCGTCGATGGCGCGTCGCGCCGGCGGCGAGGTCGTCGAGGTCGACGCGCCGTGGGGCGAACCCCTCGAGCCCGCAGACGTTTCCGACGCGCTGGCAGAACACGACCCCGATGTCTTTGGCTTCGTTCACGCGGAGACGAGTACGGGCGTCCTCCAGCCCGACGTTCCCGAACTTACCGGGGCGGCCCACGACCACGACGCGCTCGTGATCGCCGACACGGTCACCTCGATCGGTGGCGTCGAACTCCGCGTCGACGAGTGGGACATCGACGTCGCCTACGCGGGGCCACAGAAGTGTCTCTCCTGTCCACCGGGCGCGAGTCCGCTCACGCTCTCTGAGGAGGCGATGGACAAAGTCCTCTCGCGCGAGGAAGATCCGCGCTCGTGGTACCTCGATCTCTCCTTGCTCGAGGGATACTGGGGGAACGAACGCGCGTACCACCACACGGCACCGATCACGAACGTCTACGCGATCCGCGAGGCGCTGCGACTCGTCGCCGAAGAGGGAATCGAGCAGCGTTGGGCGCGCCATGAGCGACTCGCCGGCGCGTTGAAAGCGGGCGCAGAAGGAATGGGTCTCGAGATGAACGCGCCGGAGGAGTACTGGCTTCCGAGTCTCAACGCCGTCCGCGTTCCGGACGGAATCGACGACGGAGCGGTCTGTTCGGAACTCATCGAGCGCTACGACCTCGAGGTCGCGGGTGGGTTGGGAGACCTCGCCGGCGAAATATTCCGCATCGGTTGTATGGGACACTCCGCACGCCCGGAAAACGTCATTTACGTCGTGACGGCGCTGGGTGACGTCCTCGAGTCGATGGGTGCGGACGTCGACCCCGGTGCAGGTGTCTCTGCGACGCGAAACGCACTCAAGTAA
- a CDS encoding metal-dependent hydrolase — MWPWEHAIVGYLAYSLFCHTVYRDSPGGLEAFAVVFASVLPDLIDKPLAWEYGIFDSGYALGHSIFFAVALSLFVGIVAHSLGRPRTGLAFGLGYLLHLPSDVVDAYVREGVYQPELMFWPVETTGSHGHSRNFLEQFFQLFSQYQAELLAGDLSTYMWIQIGMASSAALLWLYDGAPVLREVLVGSFRFVRTLVSPETPTETPSERK; from the coding sequence ATGTGGCCATGGGAACACGCTATCGTTGGATATCTCGCCTACTCGCTGTTCTGTCACACGGTCTATCGCGATTCTCCCGGCGGACTCGAGGCGTTCGCCGTCGTCTTCGCTTCTGTCCTCCCGGATCTCATCGATAAACCACTCGCCTGGGAGTACGGCATCTTCGACAGTGGGTACGCGCTCGGCCACTCGATCTTTTTCGCGGTGGCCCTGTCTCTCTTCGTCGGAATCGTTGCGCACTCGCTCGGCCGCCCGCGGACTGGCCTCGCGTTTGGCCTCGGGTATCTCCTTCACCTCCCGTCCGATGTCGTCGACGCGTACGTCCGCGAAGGGGTCTATCAACCCGAACTGATGTTTTGGCCCGTCGAGACAACTGGCTCACACGGCCACAGCCGGAACTTCCTCGAGCAGTTCTTCCAACTGTTCTCCCAGTATCAGGCGGAATTGCTCGCGGGCGACCTCTCGACATACATGTGGATCCAGATTGGGATGGCTTCTAGTGCCGCATTACTCTGGCTCTACGATGGTGCACCGGTCCTTCGGGAGGTTCTCGTCGGAAGTTTTCGATTCGTTCGTACTCTCGTTTCACCCGAAACCCCGACCGAGACTCCATCTGAACGGAAGTAA
- a CDS encoding manganese catalase family protein gives MFFHEPELQFEVTVDEPDPHFAKLLQQAIGGAEGEIRVAMQYMFQAWALPPEHEQFRNLLLETATEELGHIEMLASAVTEHLRGAPDDLLEEAYEAREHAAMAASMTGQTPRHLLSAGQSAMPIDSNGVPFDAGTIVASGNLAADLYANVMAESTGRLLATRLYELTDDPGMEEMLSYLIARDTMHQNQWLEALEALDDPVPVPASFPQEEENQDYNYTFISTRREPQPDPGLPWTEGDSPDSNGQFTYVPEQPGDGEVVAPEPAPQTYNDPDEREE, from the coding sequence ATGTTCTTTCACGAACCAGAACTGCAATTCGAAGTCACCGTCGACGAACCGGATCCGCACTTCGCAAAACTCCTCCAACAGGCTATCGGCGGTGCCGAAGGAGAGATTCGCGTCGCAATGCAATACATGTTCCAAGCTTGGGCGCTCCCGCCAGAACACGAACAGTTTAGAAACCTCTTGCTCGAGACCGCAACTGAAGAACTCGGTCACATCGAAATGCTCGCGAGCGCCGTCACAGAACACCTTCGGGGCGCACCCGACGACCTCCTCGAAGAGGCATACGAAGCCAGAGAACACGCTGCCATGGCCGCATCGATGACCGGTCAGACACCACGTCACCTGTTATCCGCCGGACAGTCGGCTATGCCAATCGACAGCAACGGCGTCCCGTTCGACGCCGGGACCATCGTCGCCTCCGGAAACCTCGCAGCCGACCTCTACGCGAACGTTATGGCTGAATCGACTGGCAGACTGCTCGCGACACGGCTGTACGAACTCACCGACGATCCCGGCATGGAGGAAATGCTCTCCTACCTCATCGCCCGCGATACGATGCACCAAAATCAATGGCTCGAAGCACTCGAGGCCCTCGACGACCCAGTTCCCGTACCAGCGAGTTTCCCACAGGAGGAAGAAAATCAGGACTACAACTACACGTTCATCTCCACCCGCCGCGAGCCACAGCCTGACCCTGGACTTCCCTGGACGGAAGGCGACTCGCCAGATAGCAACGGTCAATTCACGTACGTTCCAGAGCAGCCGGGTGATGGCGAGGTCGTTGCTCCAGAACCGGCACCGCAAACGTACAACGATCCCGACGAGCGCGAAGAATAA
- a CDS encoding HesB/IscA family protein codes for MSTDSMEGANAKTHPEIEVTEIAAEQALSLLDSEGLDATEAGLRLFVQQGGCAGLSYGMRFDDSPDDDDTIYNHHDLRVFVDPASLKYIEGSILDYESGLQAEGFHVENPNVVSECGCGESFRT; via the coding sequence ATGAGCACGGACAGCATGGAAGGTGCCAATGCGAAGACACACCCGGAGATCGAAGTTACGGAGATTGCAGCCGAACAGGCGCTGTCGCTACTCGACAGTGAGGGTCTCGACGCGACCGAAGCCGGACTCCGCCTCTTCGTCCAGCAGGGTGGGTGTGCTGGCCTCTCCTACGGGATGCGTTTCGACGACTCACCGGACGACGACGATACGATCTACAACCATCACGACCTTCGGGTCTTCGTCGACCCGGCTAGCCTGAAATACATCGAGGGAAGTATCCTCGACTACGAAAGTGGCCTCCAGGCAGAAGGGTTCCACGTCGAGAACCCGAACGTCGTCAGCGAGTGTGGCTGTGGAGAGTCGTTCCGAACGTAA
- a CDS encoding universal stress protein: protein MYDDILIPTDGSETTDETLEHGLAIAEDNDATVHALYVVDSRITAAATEETGTDLEHSLEDEGREAVTAVTDAATERGLETARDVHKGTPSKTILEYADDHDIDLIVIGTRGKSAREKVTSLGSVSERVVDNAEIPVFVVRNAGTTA from the coding sequence ATGTACGACGATATTCTCATTCCGACGGACGGGAGCGAAACGACCGACGAAACGCTCGAGCACGGACTTGCTATCGCCGAAGACAACGATGCAACGGTCCACGCGCTGTACGTCGTCGACAGCCGTATCACCGCAGCGGCGACCGAGGAAACTGGGACCGACCTCGAGCACTCACTCGAGGACGAAGGTCGTGAAGCCGTCACTGCCGTCACGGACGCTGCCACAGAACGCGGTCTCGAGACGGCACGCGACGTCCACAAAGGAACGCCGTCGAAAACGATCCTCGAGTACGCAGACGATCACGATATCGACCTGATCGTGATCGGAACGCGCGGCAAGAGTGCGCGAGAAAAAGTGACGTCTCTCGGAAGCGTGTCCGAACGCGTCGTCGACAACGCAGAAATACCGGTTTTCGTCGTCCGAAATGCGGGAACTACTGCGTGA
- the hisD gene encoding histidinol dehydrogenase produces MTALVRSLADLGPADRNAFFERDAGIEAISGDVEAIVSRVREEGDVAVREFTSEFDDVELGNIEITDACERAYDGLEPDLREAIETAASNVRAFHETQLPADWREEASPGRELGRRFRPIDRVGVYVPGGSAAYPSSAIMGVVPAVVAGVEHVAVVTPPADELNPVTLAAIHVAGADAVYSVGGAQAIAGLAYGTESITRVQKIVGPGNKWVTAAKAVVRGDVEIDFLAGPSEIVVVADETADPELVAAELVAQAEHDPNASVVAVTADEDLATAIQTAVDEQASAREREDVIRDALENDASGILVARSMSEAILFTEEYAPEHLSIMADDDEAVLERIDSAGSVFLGPNTPVAAGDYASGTNHVLPTNGGARVTGGLSTETFLRSTTVQRLSREGLTDISETVTTLAAAEGLEAHAESVRKRLEE; encoded by the coding sequence ATGACAGCACTTGTGCGGTCACTTGCCGACCTCGGTCCGGCAGACCGTAATGCGTTTTTCGAGCGGGACGCCGGAATCGAGGCGATCAGCGGTGACGTGGAAGCGATCGTCTCTCGCGTGCGCGAGGAAGGCGACGTTGCCGTCCGGGAGTTCACGAGCGAGTTCGACGACGTCGAACTCGGAAACATCGAAATAACTGACGCGTGCGAGCGCGCGTACGATGGACTCGAGCCAGATCTTCGAGAGGCAATCGAAACGGCCGCGAGTAACGTGAGAGCGTTCCACGAAACCCAGTTACCAGCGGACTGGCGAGAAGAAGCGAGTCCTGGTCGAGAGCTTGGGCGTCGGTTCCGACCGATCGATCGCGTCGGTGTCTACGTGCCCGGTGGATCCGCTGCGTATCCCTCGAGTGCGATCATGGGCGTGGTTCCGGCGGTCGTCGCCGGTGTCGAACACGTTGCTGTCGTCACGCCCCCAGCCGATGAACTCAACCCCGTGACGCTGGCAGCGATCCACGTCGCAGGCGCAGATGCAGTGTACAGCGTCGGTGGCGCGCAGGCAATCGCCGGTCTCGCTTACGGGACGGAATCCATCACGCGCGTACAGAAAATCGTTGGCCCGGGGAACAAGTGGGTCACGGCGGCGAAAGCCGTGGTACGCGGTGACGTCGAAATCGACTTCCTCGCTGGACCGAGCGAGATCGTCGTCGTCGCAGACGAGACGGCAGATCCCGAACTCGTCGCCGCGGAACTAGTCGCACAGGCCGAACACGACCCGAACGCCTCCGTCGTCGCAGTCACAGCCGACGAAGACCTCGCTACTGCAATTCAGACTGCAGTCGACGAGCAGGCTAGCGCGCGCGAGCGCGAGGATGTAATTCGAGACGCCCTCGAGAACGACGCCAGTGGTATCCTCGTGGCCAGATCGATGAGCGAGGCGATTCTCTTTACCGAGGAGTACGCCCCCGAACACCTCTCGATTATGGCTGACGACGACGAGGCAGTCCTCGAGCGAATCGACAGCGCGGGGAGCGTCTTTCTCGGACCGAACACACCGGTCGCTGCAGGAGATTACGCGAGCGGGACGAACCACGTCCTCCCGACGAACGGCGGCGCGCGCGTGACGGGCGGGCTTTCGACCGAGACCTTCCTCCGGTCGACGACGGTCCAACGACTCTCTCGAGAGGGACTTACGGATATCAGCGAGACGGTTACGACCCTCGCAGCGGCAGAAGGGCTCGAGGCTCACGCGGAGAGCGTCCGAAAGCGACTCGAGGAGTAA